A region of Reichenbachiella carrageenanivorans DNA encodes the following proteins:
- a CDS encoding PIN domain-containing protein: MASKIFVDTDVIIDLLIDRQPHADAASIIFDLADKKKLKLFASSICLNNVHYIVRKELGDKKTRTIIGEILELVEILSVSGKDIENAVNSEFKDFEDAIQHSVALGGKEISAIVTRNTKDYKKSQIPVFNTETYVKMALKEG; encoded by the coding sequence ATGGCATCTAAAATATTTGTTGATACTGACGTCATCATTGATCTCTTAATTGATCGACAACCACATGCTGATGCCGCATCTATAATATTTGATTTGGCTGATAAGAAAAAACTTAAACTGTTCGCATCGTCAATTTGCCTCAACAACGTTCATTACATCGTACGAAAAGAACTTGGAGACAAGAAAACAAGAACAATCATAGGTGAAATTCTAGAATTAGTTGAAATTCTTAGCGTCTCCGGAAAAGACATTGAAAATGCAGTAAACAGCGAATTCAAAGATTTCGAAGATGCGATTCAGCATTCAGTAGCACTAGGTGGCAAAGAAATTTCCGCTATAGTCACCAGAAACACCAAAGACTACAAAAAATCTCAAATCCCAGTCTTCAATACTGAAACATATGTGAAAATGGCATTAAAAGAGGGATAA
- a CDS encoding DUF6364 family protein: protein MNTKLTLTLEKEIIEQAKKYASNKGRSLSEMVENYFRYITESKMQSVAEKQLSPRVQKLRGVLKTGSSFSYKNNLNEAKDSKHGI from the coding sequence ATGAATACCAAATTAACTCTTACGCTTGAAAAGGAAATTATAGAGCAAGCAAAAAAATATGCTTCAAACAAAGGCCGCAGCTTATCTGAAATGGTAGAAAACTATTTCAGATACATAACAGAGTCTAAAATGCAGTCAGTCGCAGAAAAACAGCTATCTCCTAGAGTCCAAAAACTAAGAGGTGTACTTAAGACAGGCTCTTCATTCAGCTACAAAAACAACCTTAACGAAGCAAAAGACAGCAAACATGGCATCTAA
- a CDS encoding IS110 family RNA-guided transposase: MENTTPKQIFYPHIVGIDISKMSIDVALINSSSMKCNNGLFSNDSEGFQKMKRWLKQHGNDCGEDILFCMEHTGIYTRNIVKYLLKRGCKVWLESSLHIKRSMGLIRGKSDKIDAERIANFAFDHQRDAKLVKLSHPTLNRLKDLMKTRMRLQKSLHSQQIAVDELTKVDPKAGREIERISRSAISGLKKSLDKVEAKMDELIQIDKHLKTLYELVTSVKSVGKVLAVDLIVYTEGFTRMLDNRKLACYCGVAPFEYSSGTSIFASPGTSSFANKQLKFHLHMCAMNAIKCHKELRGYYLRKTEEGKSKMSALNAVRNKLLHRVVAVVKRGTPYQEKLD; encoded by the coding sequence ATGGAAAATACCACCCCTAAACAAATCTTCTACCCACATATCGTGGGTATAGACATTAGCAAAATGAGTATTGATGTGGCTTTGATTAACAGCTCATCGATGAAGTGCAACAATGGCTTGTTTAGTAATGATAGCGAAGGCTTCCAGAAAATGAAAAGATGGCTTAAACAACATGGCAATGACTGTGGTGAGGACATCCTTTTCTGCATGGAACATACCGGTATCTATACCAGAAACATTGTCAAGTATTTGCTCAAAAGAGGATGCAAAGTTTGGCTGGAATCCTCCCTGCACATCAAAAGAAGCATGGGACTAATCAGGGGTAAGTCAGACAAAATCGACGCTGAAAGAATTGCCAATTTTGCTTTTGATCATCAACGTGATGCCAAACTGGTCAAACTCTCACATCCTACCTTAAACCGCCTCAAAGATCTAATGAAAACCAGAATGAGGCTTCAAAAAAGTTTACACAGTCAGCAAATTGCTGTAGATGAGTTGACCAAAGTAGACCCAAAAGCAGGACGTGAAATCGAAAGAATCAGTAGGTCAGCTATCAGTGGGTTAAAAAAATCTTTAGATAAAGTTGAAGCCAAAATGGACGAATTGATTCAGATAGATAAACACTTAAAGACCCTCTACGAATTGGTCACTTCGGTGAAAAGTGTAGGCAAGGTTTTGGCCGTGGATCTGATCGTTTATACAGAAGGATTTACTCGCATGTTGGACAACCGAAAGCTGGCTTGTTATTGCGGTGTAGCTCCTTTCGAATACAGTAGTGGAACCAGCATATTTGCCAGTCCAGGCACATCAAGTTTTGCCAACAAACAACTCAAATTTCATCTACACATGTGTGCGATGAATGCCATCAAATGTCACAAAGAACTTCGAGGATATTACCTTCGGAAAACCGAAGAAGGGAAAAGTAAAATGAGTGCACTCAATGCAGTGAGAAACAAACTACTCCATAGAGTAGTCGCCGTAGTAAAAAGAGGAACTCCTTATCAAGAGAAATTGGATTAA
- a CDS encoding N-6 DNA methylase has translation MQSLQKDLIFPLNDRDDYLKVFKEIYYHLYSNSNVSRAEVLIKDISKVLLYCLSNTDQKKSDSDTIFKVLKKQYPDIEMFITPFELEKEHIEFVFDKLIDIDIQNAPAHIIGDAFQSLVGPNLRGDKGQFFTPKSVVSSMVQILSPKESDVICDPACGTGGFLVEAFTSFANNKKHFCGQLIGIEKDEFLSNTATSILEIYSKSNFNIINRNSLDLRDKDLARNLGEVDVILTNPPFGAKIGIKDKEILGQYEFGHSWSYVKSEDKWFKSNQLLNEQSPQLLFLELCFKLLKKGGKAGIVLPEGIFGNKSLGYVWDYIRSQGQIIGMIDCPRTLFQPSTDVKTNILFFEKGTESKNEFLVAVAENCGHDKRGRSLSSKGEKVKDDFDLLGKSFNNGLQNWSSACVKDKYYVVPRYCVKENNWKNKQIFEFDVKSFISINELVDSNQLAIRKGNEVGSEAYGTGDIPFIRTSDLINLEINYDPTKSVSEEVYSNFKSLQSIEENDILMVADGRYRIGKTSMILNGMTKCVVQSHVKIIRVLKSSIYSPFELLYIFNQKPVIQQIRSLIFIQSTLGSIGNRLNELILPIPEKNDSWNLMIQDFTETLVERNRLLHKLNDNIIDDVF, from the coding sequence ATGCAGAGCTTACAAAAAGATCTAATTTTCCCATTGAATGATAGAGATGATTACTTGAAGGTGTTCAAGGAGATATATTATCACCTTTATTCTAACAGTAATGTTAGTAGGGCAGAGGTGTTAATTAAGGATATCTCTAAAGTTCTTTTGTATTGTTTATCAAATACAGATCAGAAAAAGAGCGATTCTGATACCATATTTAAAGTTCTTAAAAAACAGTATCCAGACATTGAAATGTTTATTACCCCTTTTGAATTAGAAAAAGAGCACATTGAATTTGTGTTCGATAAGCTAATTGATATCGATATCCAAAATGCACCCGCACACATAATTGGGGATGCTTTTCAATCATTAGTTGGACCGAATTTAAGAGGTGATAAAGGACAGTTTTTCACACCTAAGTCAGTTGTTTCTTCGATGGTACAGATTTTATCGCCAAAGGAGTCAGATGTAATATGTGATCCTGCATGTGGTACAGGAGGTTTTTTAGTTGAAGCATTTACGTCTTTCGCAAACAATAAGAAGCACTTCTGTGGACAATTGATAGGTATTGAGAAAGATGAATTCTTGTCAAACACAGCGACTTCAATATTGGAAATCTATTCCAAAAGTAATTTTAATATTATTAATAGGAATTCACTTGATTTAAGAGATAAAGATTTAGCTCGCAATCTAGGAGAAGTTGATGTGATATTAACTAATCCACCGTTTGGAGCAAAAATTGGCATCAAGGATAAAGAAATTCTTGGTCAATATGAGTTTGGTCATAGTTGGTCTTATGTTAAGAGCGAGGATAAATGGTTTAAATCTAATCAGCTATTAAATGAGCAATCCCCACAATTGCTCTTTCTAGAATTATGTTTTAAACTTTTGAAAAAAGGAGGAAAAGCAGGAATAGTCCTTCCAGAGGGAATTTTCGGAAATAAAAGTTTGGGATACGTATGGGATTATATTAGGTCTCAAGGTCAAATAATTGGAATGATTGATTGTCCAAGGACGTTGTTTCAACCCAGTACAGATGTTAAAACTAATATTCTTTTTTTTGAAAAGGGAACGGAATCTAAGAATGAGTTTCTAGTTGCTGTTGCCGAAAATTGTGGTCATGATAAAAGAGGCAGAAGCCTGTCTAGTAAAGGTGAAAAAGTTAAGGATGATTTCGATTTACTCGGAAAATCATTTAATAATGGACTTCAAAATTGGAGTTCAGCCTGTGTGAAGGATAAATATTACGTTGTTCCAAGATATTGTGTGAAGGAAAATAATTGGAAGAATAAGCAAATATTCGAGTTTGATGTAAAAAGTTTTATATCAATTAACGAGTTGGTTGACTCTAATCAACTTGCTATAAGGAAAGGAAATGAAGTGGGTTCGGAAGCATATGGAACTGGAGATATTCCATTTATCAGAACTTCTGATTTGATCAACCTAGAAATCAACTATGATCCTACTAAGTCAGTTAGTGAAGAGGTTTACTCAAATTTCAAGAGTCTACAGAGTATAGAAGAAAATGATATTCTCATGGTAGCTGATGGTAGATACAGGATTGGTAAAACATCTATGATATTGAATGGGATGACTAAGTGTGTTGTTCAAAGCCATGTGAAAATAATTAGAGTACTAAAATCATCAATTTATTCTCCTTTCGAATTACTCTATATATTCAATCAAAAACCTGTTATTCAACAAATTAGGAGTCTCATTTTTATACAATCTACACTTGGGAGTATTGGTAATAGATTAAATGAACTAATCCTGCCTATTCCAGAAAAGAATGATTCATGGAATTTAATGATCCAAGATTTCACAGAAACTCTTGTTGAGAGGAATAGGCTACTACATAAGTTGAATGACAACATTATAGATGATGTTTTTTAA
- a CDS encoding helix-turn-helix domain-containing protein: protein MTIEEKFGVVLRSIRISKSLSQEDFAFKCGLHRTYIGSIERGERNLSLVNIDAICNALEVSPSQFFIEIEKIDKPI from the coding sequence ATGACAATTGAAGAAAAATTTGGGGTAGTACTTCGATCAATAAGAATTTCAAAATCATTATCACAAGAAGATTTTGCGTTCAAATGTGGGCTTCATAGAACCTACATTGGAAGTATAGAAAGAGGTGAAAGGAATCTTTCCCTTGTAAACATTGATGCAATTTGTAATGCACTAGAGGTTTCTCCGAGTCAATTTTTCATTGAAATTGAAAAAATTGACAAACCTATATGA